The nucleotide window CGCCGGCGCCACGTTCTGGGCGATGGACCAGATCATGCGCGGCGAGGCGACGGACGCGCAGATCGCCGGGTTCGTGGTGGCGCTGCGGGCCAAGGGGGAGACCGTCGACGAGATCACCGGTCTCGTCCAGGCGCTGTACGAGCACGCCAATGTGATCGAGGTGTCCGGTAAGACCGTCGACATCGTCGGTACGGGCGGGGACGGCGCCAAGACGGTCAACATCTCCACGATGTCGTCGATCGTCGTCGCCGGTACGGGCGCGAAGGTCGTCAAGCACGGCAACCGGGCCGCGTCGTCGGCGTCCGGCGCGTCCGATGTGCTGGAGAAGCTCGGCGTCAACCTGGAGCTGACGCCGAAGCGGGTGGCCGAGGTCGCGGAGGAGGCCGGGATCACCTTCTGCTTCGCGGTGAAGTTCCACCCGGCGCTGCGTCATGTGGCGGCCGCGCGCGGGCAGTTGGGCATCCGGACCGTCTTCAACGCGCTCGGGCCGCTGGCCAACCCGGCGAAGGTGAAGGCCCAGGCGGTCGGTGTCGCCGACCCCCGGATGGCCCCGATCATGGCGGGCGTCTTCGCCGAGCGCGGTAACTCCTCCCTGGTCTTCCGCGGCGACGACGGCCTCGACGAGCTGACCACCACCGCCACGTCCCGCGTCTGGGTCGTACGCGACGGCAAGGTGACCGAGGAAGCCTTCGACCCGCGGGACGTGGGGCTGGATCTGGTGCCTGTCGAGGCATTGCGGGGGGCTGACGCCTCCTACAACGCGGATGTCGCGCGACGGCTGCTGGGCGGTGAGACCGGGCCCGTGCGGGACGCTGTGCTTCTGAACTCGGCGGCCGCGCTGGTGGCCCTGGAGCCGGGGACGGGGTCCTTGGCGGAGCAGCTGCGGAGCGGGATGGAGCGGGCGGTGGAGTCGATCGACTCAAGGGCGGCGCAGCGGGTCCTTGAGCGGTGGGTCGCGGCCACCAACGCGTAGCGGCCTGCGGCGGGCGGCGCGGCGGGGGCGAACGACTCCGCCGCCCCTTCGCTCCCGCACGCGGGGGCTCCGGGCGGGGTGGGGCCGGGCCGGGCCGGGCTGATGTCTCGCCGTCGCCGCGCACCGGGCTGCGGCCGGGGCGCTCGCGCTGCCGCCGGTGAAGTTGCGGCCGACGAAGTCCGGCACCTGACCGGACGTGGCTTGGTGAGGCTGAACCTTGTCGGCTGTGGCCGGCAGGGGCAAGGCCCGGCTCGCGCATGAGCCGGCGGACCGGTTCCCTTTCTCGACGAGCAGTTTGGCCGTCGCGGATTCGGGGAGGGATCGCCGCGGTGCCGAGCTGTATCTCGTCGATGAACTCGTACTCACCTGCTATCGGGGATCCTTCGCGAAGTACGCGCGGTTTTTCCCGGGAAGGCGACTTCGGTCTCCAGCTCGCAGTTGTGTTGTTCGAGTTCCTTCAGGCGTACCCGCTCGTTCACCGTCAGTTCGGCGTCGGGAGCCGGTCTCCACTGCTTGACCTCAAGGCGATCCGGACGGCTTCCTCGCGGGGTAGAGGTCTGCGGCCTGGCGCATCGACAGAACATGCCGACCCCGCCGGGAAGAGAAGAAAGTAACTGTGCAGGAGGGGCAGACGGTGTTAGTGTCATGTGCATTCCCCCGTGGTGATCTGTGCGCCCCGGCTTCGGCTGGAGCGGCGGTTCGACGGGGACGGGGGATGGATGACGGGGGCATGAATGAAGGGCTGTACTCAGTCATTTAATAGGAGCCTGGACTCGGCGGATCGGCGATTACGGCCGGAAGCTGTGACCGGTGTGACCGTACACGTGGCGAAACTCCTGGAGTCGGTCACTCTGTCTGACGACTTGCGGTCGCCGGTGCCGGAGCCACTGCCGCACCCAGTGAGGGAGATCCGCGCCTTCCTGATCGAGAAGGTGCGAGCGATCGGCGGGCATTCGGGCCCGAACCTGGCCGTGGCCGAGTTCACCTCGGCTCTGCACGGGGTCTTTGACTTCCCGCGAGACGCGCTCGAGTTCGCCACCGGGCATCGGGCCTGCATCCACAAGCTGATCACCGGCCGTCGCAAGGACTTTGAGAGCCTGCGGCAGGCGGGCGGAGTCGGGCTGCCCTTCCGGAGCGGAGTCCGCGCACGACCTCGTGGAGGATTCCCGTGCCGCCACCGCCCCGTCGTATGCGGACGGGCCGACCAGGACCCGTCGGCTGAACGGCGAATCGGGCCGGTCGGTGATCGGCGCCGGGAACCTCACGGGAGACCCTGGCCCAGGGGCCACTGAACAACCTGGGAGCGTCGCGGGAGCGCCCGGTCTTTCTGGTGCTCAACCACAGCGGTCGCTCTTGTGCTCCCATCACCGGTGCTTTGGCCACGCACTCGGATGTCCTGGACTTCGGCGGCGCTGAAACGCGCCGGAACCTGTTCACCGACCTTGGCCTTGTCCACTTCGGCCATGTTGACGGCCGCAACACCACGGAGATCGAGCCGGTATCGCGGTAAGCGCGGGCAGTGGCTCGGCCGGCGGACCGTGACGACACCCGTCCCTCCCTTGTCGGCCCCCTCATTCACCATGCCGTCGACGCACACCCGCACATCTTCGCGCACAGCGCATTCATCAAAGGAGATCACGG belongs to Streptomyces graminofaciens and includes:
- the trpD gene encoding anthranilate phosphoribosyltransferase gives rise to the protein MSAVTPAGGDTAAGRSWPAVLNALLSGHDQDAGATFWAMDQIMRGEATDAQIAGFVVALRAKGETVDEITGLVQALYEHANVIEVSGKTVDIVGTGGDGAKTVNISTMSSIVVAGTGAKVVKHGNRAASSASGASDVLEKLGVNLELTPKRVAEVAEEAGITFCFAVKFHPALRHVAAARGQLGIRTVFNALGPLANPAKVKAQAVGVADPRMAPIMAGVFAERGNSSLVFRGDDGLDELTTTATSRVWVVRDGKVTEEAFDPRDVGLDLVPVEALRGADASYNADVARRLLGGETGPVRDAVLLNSAAALVALEPGTGSLAEQLRSGMERAVESIDSRAAQRVLERWVAATNA